CCGCGGCGGCCGCCTCGCTCCCCTCCTCCGGGGCGGTGCGCACGGGGCGCAGGGCGCGCGGCCCCGGCGCGCGCACGTCGACCGTGCCGGAGCGGCCGAGCCTGCGCAGCGCGTCCGCCACCTCCGGCGGGAAGGCGCTGGCGGAGGCGGAGGCCGAGGGGCGCGGCTCGCCGTCCTCGCTGCACAGCTCGACGGCGCACCAGGCCGCCAGCCTTCCCAGCGCCAGCGCGGCGATGCGGGGGAGGGTGGACTCGGGCTCCACCGTGGAGCCCAGCTCCGCGCCCGCCTCGCCGAACAGGCGCTGCCACTCTTCCTCGCGCCGCCGGCCGGTGACGTCCACGCTGGAGGCGATCCACTCGCGCACGCCGCCGTCGGCCAGGGGGACGGGGACGGCGATGGCCAGGGTGTCGCGGTACTCGCCGTCGGCGCGGCGCAGGCGGTACTCGTCGCGGTAGTGCGTTCCCGCGGCCACGGCCTGCGTCCACGCGGCGGCGGCGCGGTCGCGCTCGGCGGGATGCACCGCGGCGAGCCACCCGTCCCCCGCCGCGTCGCTCCCCGTGAACGCGGTCCACCCCTCCGACGTCTCGTGCACGCCCGACGCGCCGGCGGTCCAGAGGATGTCGCTGGTTCCCGCCACCAGCGCGCGGAAGCGCTCCTCGCTGCGGCGGATGGCCTCGTCCACCTCGCGGGCACGCAGCAGCGCGTTCACCGTGGCCACCAGCTCGCGCGGCTCCACCGGCTGCGTCAGGTAGCCGTCGGCGCCCAGCTCCAGCCCCTGCACGCGGTGCTCGGAGGTGCGGTAGGCGGCGGAAAGGTAGAGGACGGGAAGGCTGGCCAGCCGCGGGTTGGCGCGGATGCGGCGGCAGACCTCGAAGCCGTCGACGTCGGGGAGGTTCACGTCCAGCAGCACCAGGTCCAGCCGCCCGGCCTCCTCGGTGGCCAGGCGCAGCCCGTCGATGCCGGTGGCGGCCTCGATGACGTCGAAGCCGGCCTGCCGCAGCACGCGCGAAGTGGCGTAGCGGCCCGCTTCGTAGTCGTCCACGTTCAGCACCAGGATGTGGCGGTGCACGTCGCCGTGCACGCCTCCGGTGCGCTCAAGCGTTGCCATCGTCCACTCCGCCGTCGCTTTCTCCTTCGGGCCGCTGGTAGGTGGCCGGGAGCTCCAGGGTGAAGGTGGAGCCCTGGCCCACCCGGCTCTCCACCGAGACGCGCCCGCCCAGCAGCTCGCCCAGCTTGCGCGAGAGCGGGAGGCCGAGCCCCGTTCCCCGGCGGCGCCGCTGCAGCGCGCCGTCCACCTGGCCGAAGTCCTCGAAGATGCGCGCCAGGTCCTCGGCGGCAATGCCGATCCCCGTGTCGGCCACCACCAGCGCCACCCGCCCCGGCTCCGCCATGCGCGCGGTGACCCGCACCTCGCCCCCTTCGGTGAACTTCAGGGCGTTGGAGATGAAGTTCCTGAGGATCTGCGCGACCTTGGCCTCGTCGGTCTCCAGCTCGGGGAGCGCCGAGGCGTCCTCGAACACCAGCTGCGTCTTCTCCCCCGCCAGCAGGGGACGGAGCGTGGCGCGCAGGAGGTCGAACAGGTCGGGGATGGTGAAGCGCGAAGCGTGCACCGCCACCTTCCCCGCGTCCACCCGCGCGGTGTCGAGCAGGTCGTCGACCAGGTTCAGCAGGTCGCGCGCGGAGCGGCGCACGTACGCCACCTGCTTCTCCTGCTCCTCCGTCAATTCCCCGTCCACCCGGTCGAGGAGGAGGCCGGTGAGCGCGAGCATGGAGTCCAGCGGGGTGCGGAACTCGTGGCTCATGTAGCTCATGAACTGCGCCCGGAGCGCGTTGGCGCGGCGCAGCTGGTCCACCCGCTCGTCCAGCTCGGCGTAGAGCGCGACCACGCCGCGGTTGGTGTCGGCCAGCTCCTTGTTCAGCGAATGGAGCTCTTCCTGCCGCGAGCGTGCCTCGGCCAGCGCGGCGATCAGCTCGCGGTTCTGGCGCTGCACCTCGTCCACCGCGCTGGGCGGGGCCTGGCGGGCCAGCTCGGCGGCCACGCGCGCCCGCGCCGCGTCGTCCACCGGCGGGGCGGTGCGGGGGATGCGCTTCCCCAGCTCCACGACCGTTCCCTCGCCGGGGCGCGAGTCCAGGGCGAAGGTGTCCATCAGCCGGCGCGTGCCCGCGATCCCCATCCCCATTCCCGTGCGGGAGACGTAGCGCCCGTCCAGCACCTCGTCCAGCGCGGCGATCCCCGGGCCGCGGTCTTCCACGCGCGCCGCCAGCAGCTGCGCGCCGGGCGGGCCGTCCACCCGCAGCTCCATGCGGCCGTAGCGGGCGTAGCGCACGGCGTTGCGGGCGATCTCGGAGACGGCGGTGGCGAAGCGCGTCTGGTCCTGCACGTCGAACCCCAGCAGCTCGGCCACCTGCCGCGCCCGCTGCCGCGCGGTCACCACGTCGGCGTCGGCGCGCAGCTCCAGGGCGACGAGCGCGGAAGAGGGGGAAGCGCTCACGCGGGGGGCTCGCGGGCGGCGGCCACGGTGGCGTCGTCGTTGCCGCGGGTGAAGTCGCGGTACAGGACGGCGGCAACGACGGCGGGGTCGCGCGTCTGCAGGCCGGGGTAGCGCCCCAGGTCCCACCGCGTGCCCACGCCGTCGCTGTGCATCACCAGCAGCGAGGCGCGGCTCCAGGCGTACTCGAACTCGTGCACCTTGCGCATCTCGTGCCCCACGATGCCGTTGTGCGACACCATGCTCTGGTCGCGGCCGGGGGTGAGCACGGCGGCGGAGATGTTTCCCACGCCGCAGAAGCGCACCCGCCCCGACGCGGTGCCCACCTCGGCGACGGCCACCGCGGCGCCGCGGGTGGAGCGCATGGAGCGGTGCATCCGCTCCAGCAGCGCGGCGGGGCGCTCGGCCGCGTGCGCGCGGAAGACGCGGACCGCCTCGCGCGCGGCCGCGGCGGCGTCGGGGCCGTGCCCCAGCCCGTCGGCCACGATCACCACGGTCCGTCCCGGCGTCGACGCGCTGGCCCACGCGTCGCCGCACACCTCCTGGCCGGGCTTGGGGATGGAGAGCGCCGCCACGGACAGGCCGGGGACCGCCTCGTCGGGAGGGGGGGTGGCCCAGACGCGGGAAAGGACGACGGTGCCGCTCCCGGCCAGGGTGAAGAGCTCGAACTCGTCGGACTGGCGCCGGAGCGCCCCCATCCCCGTTCCCGGGCTTCCCGCGGTGCTGAAGCCGTCGCGGATGCAGGCCGTAGGGTCGGCCATCCCGGGACCGGAGTCGACCGCCAGCAGCTCGATCCCCAGCACCTCGCCGCGGTTGCAGCCGCGCACGAACACGGTGCCGCCGGCGCGCGCGTGCTTGGCGAGGTTCGTCGCGGCCTCGGTGGCGATGATGGCCGCGCGGCCGGCCGCGGTCTCGTCCAGCTCCAGCACCGCCGCCAGCCTGGCCACGCGGCGCCGCACCTCGCCCGCCGCGCTGGCGTCGCCCGGCGCGACGGGAACGGCCTCGCCCGCTACTTCCATTTCACCACCGTGATGCTCGTCCCCTCGCCCGGGGCCGAGCGGATGTGGAACTCGTTGACCAGCCTGCGCGCGCCGCCCAGCCCCAGCCCCAGCCCGCCCCCCGAGGTGAAGCCGTCCTGCAGCGCGCGCTCGATGTCGGGAATGCCGGGGCCCTGGTCGTCGAACACCAGGCGCAGGCCGCGGCGGATCCCCTCCTCCAGCTGCTCCAGGCGCAGGGTGCCGCCGCCGCCGTACACCACGGTGTTGCGGGCCAGCTCGCTGGCGGCGGTCACCAGCTTGGTCTGGTCGATGAGCGAGAACCCCATCTCCACGGCCCAGCTGCGCACCGCCTGGCGGGAGTACACCACGTCCTCCTCGCTGCGCAGCGGGCGCGTCTCACTCCGCGTAGCCATCCACCTCCGGATAGGACAGCTCGTCGAGCGAGGCCCGCAGCAGCTCCATCCCGCGCTCCACGTTCAGCGCGGTGCGCACGCCGGGGAGCGACAGCCCCAGCTCCACCAGGGTGATGGCCACGGCGGGCTGCATCCCCACCACCACCGTCTCGGCGTCCAGCACGCGCGACATGGCGGCGATGTTCCCCAGCACGCGGCCGATGAACGAGTCCACGATCTCCAGCGACGAGATGTCGATCAGCACGCCGCGCGTGCCCTCCTTCACGATGCGCTGCGTGAGGTCGTCCTGGAGCGCCAGGGCCAGGCGGTCGTGCATGTCCACCTGGATGGTGACCAGGAGGAAGCGGCCCATCTTCAGGATCGGGATGCGGTCCATGCGCCGGCCTCAGGCGCGCGGCTGGATGCGCGTGACCGTGAAGCCGGTCTTGCGCAGCGCCAGGAGGATGGCGTCGGCGAGCGAGGCCTTGGTGGTCACGTCCTCGAGCACCACGCCCAGGTGCACGATGGTCTGGGCGATCTGCGGGCGGATGCCGGAGATGATGCACTCGGCGCCCATCAGCCGCGCGGCCGCAACGGTCTTGATCAGGTGCTGGGCCACCAGCGTGTCGACGGTGGGAACGCCGGTGATGTCGATGATGGCCACCGAGGCCTCGTTCTCCACGATGCGCCCCAGCAGGTTCTCCATCACCACCTGCGTGCGCGCGCTGTCGAGCGTGCCGATGAGCGGCACGGCCACCACGCCGTCCCACACCTTCACCACGGGGGTCGACAGCTCCAGCAGCTCCTGCTGCTGGCGGGCGATCACCTCCTCGCGGCTCTTCTGGTAGAACTCGGTGGTGTGCAGCCCCAGCGCGTCCAGGATCGAGCTGGCGCCCCAGATCTCGTCGGCCAGCCGCTCGGGCGGCACCTGCTCGCGCAGCCGCGTGAACAGCGGCTGCTTCAGCGAGAACACGAAGCGCGCGGTCTCGGACGGGCTGAAGCCCTGCAGCGCCCGGCTGCGCGAGATGGACGAAAGCACGTCGCGCACCGGCGCCCACTCGGGGCCGGCGACGCTGTCCAGCCGCCCCGTCTGCACGGCGGTGCGCAGCACGGCCAGGAACTCGGCCGACTGCTGGCGCAGCTCGGCGTCGCTCATCAGGTCGCGGCGCACGTTGGAGGCGGCGAACTGCTCGCGCATCCAGTCGTCCAGCAGCCGGGCTTCATCCTCGGCCAGCACGGCCTGGATCGCGGAGACTTCGGGCATCTCGTTTTCTCTGCGGAAGGTGTGGCAGCGGTGCGGTGTGTTCGCACCTTGCGACCGCGGGCGAGCCGAATGTCGTTCGTCGGGCCGAAGCGGCGTATGCGATCTCCGTGCCCGGCATCCTCGAACGGCGCGCGTCCTCAACGGACGTTGAGACCTTCCGTTGCGGATACGTGATCGTGACGCGATCGGGGGATGCGCGAGACGGAGCCCAGCCACATTCCGGCATCCGACAATGACCTGCGACATGGAGACGACGATGCTGGAGATGCTGGAAAGCCTGAACGGCGGCGCGGACGAGGTCCCGCCGCTGCCGCTGCCCGAGGTGGTGGACACGCCCGCCGTGGTGCTGGCGGGGATGCTGGCCGGCGGCCGGCGCCCGCTGGTGCTGGATGCCTCGGCCGTGCGCGAGGTGCAGCCGGGCGCGGCGCCGCTGCTGGTGTCGCTCCTGCGCGCCAAGCGCGGGGCCGGAGCGGAGGCGCGCATCGCAAACGCTTCTGCCGCGCTGCGCCGCCGCTGGGCCCGCCACGCCCTGGCCGCCTACTTCGCCGCGGACGAGGCGCCCGGCGGCGAATCGCTCTTCACCTGCCCCGACCGGGACGAGCTCGGCTTCTCGCCCAGCTGCCGCTGATCGGCAGCGAAGGGCGGCTGAAGCCGCGGCCGCGGCAACAACGACGGAAAGCCTCGCAAACGGCGCGAGGCTTCAACCGCACGGCGGCGCCGCGATCTCCCGAACTGCCTTGATGCTGGATCCGCGAGCAGATGCCGGAGAGGGAGTCCGCGAAGGCGGACTTCGGGCCGTTGTTGCCGCGAATTCATTCGCCTTCCCTGGCCTTCCCCGCCACAAGACCAAGGCCGCCGCATCCCCATCCGGACGCGGCGGCCTCTGCAGTTTCGTACTTCCGTACTCCCGTACTTCTTCGCCGGTCAGAACTTGATGATGCTCCGCAGGATGAGATACGAGATCGCCGCCATCCCCCCCGCCGCGGGAATCGTCACCACCCACGCCCACACGATGCGCCCCGCGATCCCCCAGCGCACCGCCGACAGCCGGTTGGTGGCGCCCACGCCCACGATGGAGCCGGTGATGGTGTGCGTGGTGCTCACCGGGATGCCGAAGTGGCTGGCCATGTAGATCACCAGCGCGCCCCCCGTCTCGGCGCAGAAGCCGCCCACCGGCCGCAGCCGGGTGATGCGCGAGCCCATGGTGTGCACGATCCGCCACCCGCCGAAGAGCGTGCCCAGCGAGATCATGGTGTACGCGCCCAGCTCGATCCAGTACGGCACGTGGTCGAAGTTGCGCACGTACAGGTGGCTCAGGATCCCCGTCTCCCTGGCGAACATGTCCTGCGTGGCCACGAGCAGCGCCATGATGATCCCCATGGTCTTCTGCGCGTCGTTGCTGCCATGCGCCAGCGACAGGAACCCCGAGCTGGCCAGCTGCGCCCCGCGGAAGAAGCGGTCCACCCGGCTGGCCGCGGCGCGCCGGAAGATCCAGTACACCGCCACCATCAGCAGGAAGCCCATGGTGGCGCCCAGCATGGGGGAGACGACGATGGCCGCCAGCGTCTCGGTCCACTTGTGCCCCCAGGTGACGGCGCTGGTTCCCGCCTTGGCCAGCCCCGCGCCCGTGATGCCGCCGATCAGCGCGTGCGACGAGCTGGAGGGGATGCCGTACACCCAGGTGATCAGGTTCCAGGCGATGGCGCCCAGCAGCGCGCCGAACACCACGTTCGGGTCCAGCACCTTCACGTCGATGAAGCCGCTCCCCACCGCCTTGGCCACCATGGTGCCGGTGGTGAACGCCGCCACGAAGTTGAACAGCGCCGCCCACAGCACCGCCTTGAAGGGCGAGAGCACGCGCGTGCCCACCACCGTGGCGATGGAGTTGGCCGAGTCGTGGAAGCCGTTCACGAAGTCGAACGCGAACGCCACCAGGATGATGACGAGGACGTAGGCGATCACGGCCGGCTCACGAGTTCTTGATCGCGACGGACTCGATGACGTTCCACACGTCGTCGCACAGGTCCACCGCGTCCTCGAGCTTGTCGAACAATTCCTTCCACTTCAGCACTTCCAGCGCCTCGGCGCCGTCGTCGAACAGCCCGCCGATGGCCGAGTGGTAGATGGCGTCGCCCTCCTCCTCCAGCCGCTTCAGCTCGCCGCTGCGCTGCAGGATCAGCTTGGGCTTCTTCAGGTTCTGCACCGACTCGGCCAGCACCACCGCGGCGCGGCAGAGCACCCCGGCCAGCTCCGCGGCCTGCGGGCGGAACTCGCGGATGCGGAACATCTGCGCCCGCCGCGCCACGCCGTCCACCACGTCGATCACGTCGTCCAGCCGCGAGGCCAGCAGGTGGATGTCCTCGCGGTCGATGGGGGTGACGAAGCTCTTGTCGATGCGCACGATGATGTCGTGCGTCAGCACGTCGGCCTCGTGCTCCACGTCCTTGATCTTCTGCACCAGCTCCTGCAGCCGGTCGGGCTCGGCGAAGAGCTTGGCCAGGAGGTCGGCGGAGATCGAAAGCTTCTGCGCGAGGTCCCCGAACATGGGGAAGAACTGCTCGTCGCGCGGGATCAGGCGCACGGTCCCATCCTCCGGTGTGGGAGCGGATTTGTAACGGCTGGGGCTTCGGCGCCGGATGGCGGCGGGCCGCGTGTAACGGCCCCTCCCCGGCCCCGAAGCGCGCGAAAGCTACGTCTCGCCCGCGCGGCCGGAAAGAGCGCGGTGCGAGCGGTGACGGGGAGATCGAAGGTTTGTTACGAAAGCGTGACGGGGCGCGGGTGGGTACGTGACGGCGGCGGGGCATGTTGGGGCGTCCGGATGCAGCTCCGTACCCAACCGCGAACCGACGAGACATTGACGATGAAGAAGCTCCTGCCCGGCGCCCTGGCGCTCGCGGCGTTCCTCTCCGCCTGCGCCGGCGGCGGCGACGAAAAGGCCCCCGGCGCGGACGGCGCGAAGGCGGGCGGCGCGGGCGGAAAGGTCACGCTCACCGGCGCCGGCGCCACCTTCCCGGCCCCCATCTACAGCAAGTGGTTCTCGGACTACGGGCAGGCGCACGCGGTGCAGGTGAACTACCAGTCCATCGGCTCCGGCGGCGGGATCCAGCAGGTGACGGCGGGGACGGTGGACTTCGGCGCCAGCGACGCGCCGATGACCGCCGAGGAGAGCGCCAGGGTCCCCGGCATCCTGCAGCTGCCCACGGTCCTCGGCGCGGTGACGGTCATCTACAACGTTCCCGGCCTGGCGCAGCCGCTGAAGCTGTCGGGCGACGTGCTCGCCCGCATCTTCCTCGGGAAGATCACCCGGTGGAACGACCCCGCGATCGCCGCCGACAACGCGGGGGTGCAGCTTCCGGCGAGCAACATCGCCGTGGTGCACCGCTCGGACGGGAGCGGGACGACGTTCGTGTTCACCGACTACCTGGCGCAGGTGAGCCCGGAGTGGAAGGCGGCGGTGGGGAACGGGAAGTCGGTGAAGTGGCCGACCGGGCTGGGGGCGAAGGGGAACGAGGGGGTGGCCGGCGCGGTGAAGCAGACGGCCGGCTCCATCGGCTACGTGGAGCTTGCGTACGCCATGCAGAACCGGCTGTCGATGGCGTCGCTGAAGAACGCCGCCGGCCAGTACGTGGCCCCGTCGGTGGACGCGACGGCGGCCGCCGCCGCGGGCGTGGCCGAGCGCGTGGCGGGCGGCGACTTCCGCGTGTCGCTGGTGAACGCGCCGGGGGCGACGACGTACCCCATCTCCACCTGGACGTACCTGCTCGTCCCCCCGCACTGGCAGGACTGCGGCAAGGCGCGGGCGTTCGTGGGGCTGGTGAGCTGGGCGCTGGCGCAGGGCGACGACGCGGCCCGCCAGCTGGACTACGCGCCGCTGCCGGACCAGGTGCGCATGGGGGTGATGCAGAAGCTCGGCACCCTCACCTGCGGCGCGGACAACCAGGCCGTGCAGCCCGCGGCGTGACCGGCCGGTGAGCGATGGGTGATCGATCGGTAAAGCGATCGACGAGATGGGGATGAGCGGCGGGGCGGGGGAGCGAATCCTCCGCCCCGTCGTTTCGCATCCCAGGGCGATTATCGGGGACATCACCCACGACATCTCCGGATGCCATGCGACAGCGGGGCGCTTCGCGCCGAGAGCCCTCATCCCCCCCGCCCCCTTCTCCCGACAGCAGGAGAAGGGGGAGACCTCACCGTGAGGAGAGGCTTTCGGGGTGGAGCGGGGACATCCTGCCCGCCTGGCTGGCCCCCTCCCCCGGCCCCTCCGCCCGCTCCGCGGGGAGGGGAGAACGCAGCGCAGCACCAATGTCAGCTCATTGCCGAAATGCTGGACGGCAGTCCCGCAGGGACTTTGTGCTGTTGTTGCCGGTGAATTCCATTCACCGCTCAGCCCGGATGCGGGAAGAAGCCGGCCCTCCGCCATCGTTACATCACCGTGACGAAAGAGTGATCCAGGCGCGGTGGTGAGCACGGAAACTTTGGATGTCCGGCCCGGCCCGGCCCGGCCGGTGGCGGACGGCGGCGAGGGCGGGCGACGGCGTTACGGAGCCGTGACGCGTCGAGGGGAAGAGCGTGAAGGGCGGGGCGCATCTTCCCCCTGTCCCGCCGGGGAGATCCCCCGGAAACCCTTGCTACGCACGACAGACCTGAGAGGATCTGCCGGATGAACCTTCGCAACGTGCGAATCCCCCGCCTGCTCTGCGCCGCCGCGGCCCTGGCCCTGGGCGCACCGGCCACGCTGCTGGCGCAGTACCCCACGGGCTCGCTGCACGGCCGGCTGCAGGGCGAGTTCCGGACGTCCGACATCCACACCCAGAACGCCGACGGCACCGACGCCGCGCTGAACCAGGTGGTGGGGAACGAGTTCTTCATCCGCCGCGCCTACCTGGAGTTCGGCGCCCAGCTCGCGTCGAACATCACCGGCAAGCTGGAGGTGAACTTCACCCGCCGCACGGTGAACCTGGAAGACGCCTACGTGGACGTGGGGCTGGGGCGGTTCCTGAGCTGGCGCGTGGGGCAGGAGAAGAAGCCCATGGAGCGCCAGGAGCTGAACTCCTCGAACTCGTACCTCACGGTGGAGCGGGGGGCGCAGATCAACGGCCTGAAGAACCCGAACCTGGTTTCGCAGAACAACTTCCTGGTGGCCGCCGGGTTCGCCAGCCACGACGTGGGCACCTCGCTGGAGCTGCACGGCGCGGCCGACGCGCGCATCCCCGTTTCCCTGCGCCTGGGCGTGTGGAACGGGGCGGGGAAGGACGTGAGCGAGGTCAACGACGCCAAGACCTTCGGCGGGCGGCTGGTGGTGAGCCCCATCCGCAACCGGCTCTCTCTGGGCGCGTCGTTCATGAGCCACGACGACCCCATCACCGTGGGCGGCAAGCTCGCGGTGGACAGCGCGGGCCGCTCCACCGCCTTCGGGGTGGACGGCGAGTGGGGCAACCTGGACCGCGGGCTGCACGTGATGGCCGACGCGGCGTTCGGCAGGGAGGGGCGCGTGGGAGCGCTCACCCCGGCCATCGCCGGCCTGCGCCCGGTGCCGGTGCCGGCGGGAAGCACCCTGGAGCCGCGGTTCACCACCTTCCACGTGGTGGGCGAGTACCGGTTCCTCCTTCCCGAGAACGGCTACCTGTGGGCGGTGGGCCCCGTCTTCCGCTTCGACCGCACCAACCCCGACACCCGCAACACGGAGATCTCGTCCACCCTGCTGACGCCGGGGCTGAACGTGTACTTCTCGCCCCGCACCTGGCTGATGTTCAACTACGACGTGGTGAGCCCGGGCGACGGGCTGGACCTGGGGCGCGGCGCGGGCGAAAGCGTGCACTCCTTCAAGTCCATGCTCCGCATCTGGTTCTGAACTCCCACCCACCACGACGAGAGACAGGGTCCATGAAGCGCATCCTCACCGCGGCCGCGCTGGCCGCCACGCTCCTTCCCGCGGCCGCCCGGGCGCAGACGCTGACGGCGGCGGGGGCCACCTTTCCCGCGCCGCTCTACACCCGCTGGTTCGCCGAGTACCGCGCGGCGCACGGGGTGGCCGTGAACTACCAGGCCATCGGCTCGGGCGGCGGGATCAAGAACCTGCAGGAGATGACGGTGGACTTCGGCGCCACCGACGGCCCCATGAGCGACGCCGAGATGGCCGCGGCGCGCGGCGGCCAGGTCCTGCACATCCCCACCACGCTGGGCGCGGTGGCGGTGACCTACAACGTTCCCGGCGTGGCCGGCGGGCTGAAGCTGACCCCCGAGGTGATCGCGTCGATCTTCAACGGCACGCTGCGCGGCTGGGACGACGCGCGCATCCGCGCGCTGAACCCCGGCGTGGCGCTGCCGCACCGCCCGGTGCTGGTGGCGCACCGCTCCGACGGCTCCGGCACCACCTACATCTTCACCGACTTCCTCTCCTCCGCCTCGGCCATGTGGCGGCGCACCATCGGCACGGGAAAGAGCGTGAGCTGGCCGGTGGGGCTGGGCGGCCGCGGGAACGAGGGAGTCGCGGGGATCGTGAAGCAGACGCCGGGAAGCATCGGCTACGTGGAGCTTGCGTACGCCAACCAGAACCGCCTGCCGGTGGCGGCCATCCGCAACCGCGCGGGGCAGTTCGTGATGCCCACCACCGAGTCCACCACGGCCGCCGCCGCCGGGGTCGCGGTCCCCGCGAACAGCGACCTGCGGATCTCCATCGTAAACGGGCCGGGGGCGAACGCGTACCCCATCTCCTCGTTCACCTGGATCATCACCTACGCCGACGTGCGCGACAACGCGAAGGCGCGGCAGATCCGCGACTTCCTGACCTGGGCGGTGCACGAGGGGCAGCGCTTCGGCCCGGCGCTGGACTACGCGCCCCTTCCCGCGGCGATCGTGGCCGCGGACGAGGCGAAGATCCGGCTGATCCACTGACCGCGCGGAGGTGCTGAGTGCCAAGTGCCTAGTGCCAAGTGCCTAGTGCCAAGTGCCAAGTGCCAAGTTTCAAGTGCTGAGCACTCACGCACTCATGCACTTCCGTGCTGTCTCGGGATGCATCGAGCGAAGGCCGGGATGGCCTCGCGGAACAGCTCTCAACGAGGAGAGGAATGGCGAACGTCGTAGAAGCCGCGCTGCCGCCGCCCGCGCGGGGGCGGTTCGCGCTGGGGTGGCACCGCAGCAGCGCGTCGGACCTGGCATGGCGCGGGGTGCTGGTGGCGTTCGGCCTCAGCATTCCCCTGCTGCTGCTGGGGATCACGCTGCTGCTGTGGCGCGGGGCCATGCCCGCCATCTCCCGCTTCGGCGGCGGCTTCGTCGGCAGCAGCGAGTGGGACCCGGTGAGCGACAAGTTCGGCGGGCTGCCGTTCATCTTCGGCACCATCGGCTCGTCGGTGATCGCCGTGGCCATCGCGGTGCCGCTCTCCATCGGCCTGGCGCTCTTCCTCACCGAGCTGGCGCCCCGCTGGCTGGCCGCGCCCATCGCCTTCGCCACCGAGCTGCTGGCGGCCATCCCGTCCGTGGTCTACGGGCTGTGGGCGGTGTTCGTGCTCGTTCCCTTCCTCCGCGACCACGTGCAGACGCCGCTGTCCGAAGGGATCGGCGGCACGCTCGGCATCTTCGCCGGTCCCGCGTACGGCCCGTCGCTCCTCGCGGGCGGGGTGATCCTGGCCATCATGATCATCCCCTTCATCTCCGCCGTGTCGCGCGAGGTGATCGCCGCGGTGCCGCCGGCGCAGCGCGAGGCGGCGCTGGCGCTGGGGGCCACGCGGTGGGAGTCGACCTGGCAGGTGGTGCTCCCCGCCGCGCGCGCCGGGCTCATCGGCGCGGTGATGCTGGGCCTCGGCCGCGCGATCGGCGAGACCATGGCGGTGACGATGGTGATCGGGAACACGCCGCAGATCCCCCATTCGCTCTTCGCCCCCGCGTACACCATGGCCAGCGTCCTGGCCAACGAGTTCGCCGAGGCCAGCGGCGACGTGCACCGTTCCGCGCTGATGCTGGTCGCCCTGCTGCTGCTGGGCGTGACGCTGGTCGTGAACGCGATGGCGCGCGCGCTGGTGTGGCGCGTGAACGCGGGAACGCGGAGGGCCGCGTGAGGATT
The nucleotide sequence above comes from Longimicrobium sp.. Encoded proteins:
- a CDS encoding ATP-binding protein, giving the protein MSASPSSALVALELRADADVVTARQRARQVAELLGFDVQDQTRFATAVSEIARNAVRYARYGRMELRVDGPPGAQLLAARVEDRGPGIAALDEVLDGRYVSRTGMGMGIAGTRRLMDTFALDSRPGEGTVVELGKRIPRTAPPVDDAARARVAAELARQAPPSAVDEVQRQNRELIAALAEARSRQEELHSLNKELADTNRGVVALYAELDERVDQLRRANALRAQFMSYMSHEFRTPLDSMLALTGLLLDRVDGELTEEQEKQVAYVRRSARDLLNLVDDLLDTARVDAGKVAVHASRFTIPDLFDLLRATLRPLLAGEKTQLVFEDASALPELETDEAKVAQILRNFISNALKFTEGGEVRVTARMAEPGRVALVVADTGIGIAAEDLARIFEDFGQVDGALQRRRRGTGLGLPLSRKLGELLGGRVSVESRVGQGSTFTLELPATYQRPEGESDGGVDDGNA
- a CDS encoding anti-sigma regulatory factor; the protein is MATRSETRPLRSEEDVVYSRQAVRSWAVEMGFSLIDQTKLVTAASELARNTVVYGGGGTLRLEQLEEGIRRGLRLVFDDQGPGIPDIERALQDGFTSGGGLGLGLGGARRLVNEFHIRSAPGEGTSITVVKWK
- a CDS encoding STAS domain-containing protein, with protein sequence MDRIPILKMGRFLLVTIQVDMHDRLALALQDDLTQRIVKEGTRGVLIDISSLEIVDSFIGRVLGNIAAMSRVLDAETVVVGMQPAVAITLVELGLSLPGVRTALNVERGMELLRASLDELSYPEVDGYAE
- a CDS encoding ATP-binding protein is translated as MATLERTGGVHGDVHRHILVLNVDDYEAGRYATSRVLRQAGFDVIEAATGIDGLRLATEEAGRLDLVLLDVNLPDVDGFEVCRRIRANPRLASLPVLYLSAAYRTSEHRVQGLELGADGYLTQPVEPRELVATVNALLRAREVDEAIRRSEERFRALVAGTSDILWTAGASGVHETSEGWTAFTGSDAAGDGWLAAVHPAERDRAAAAWTQAVAAGTHYRDEYRLRRADGEYRDTLAIAVPVPLADGGVREWIASSVDVTGRRREEEWQRLFGEAGAELGSTVEPESTLPRIAALALGRLAAWCAVELCSEDGEPRPSASASASAFPPEVADALRRLGRSGTVDVRAPGPRALRPVRTAPEEGSEAAAAGVRSVLSAPMVARGHLLGVVTLAATEGMTPYGERDQAQLEELAGRMALALDNGRLYQSALQANAAKGQFLAVMSHELRTPLNAIIGYADLLDAGVAGDLSTVQREHLGRIRAGSKHLLRLIEDVLLFSRIEAGRETVMTDDVELGLVVREAASMVEPLAVQKGLRFTVVTPDEPVHAATDEGKLHQIVLNLLSNSVKFTDAGEIRVELSRAPGGEARISVSDTGIGIAPENLERIFDAFSQVEQAPTRRVGGTGLGLSVTRNLARLLGGDVEVESRFPGGSIFTVRIPPPFQHR
- a CDS encoding SpoIIE family protein phosphatase, which translates into the protein MEVAGEAVPVAPGDASAAGEVRRRVARLAAVLELDETAAGRAAIIATEAATNLAKHARAGGTVFVRGCNRGEVLGIELLAVDSGPGMADPTACIRDGFSTAGSPGTGMGALRRQSDEFELFTLAGSGTVVLSRVWATPPPDEAVPGLSVAALSIPKPGQEVCGDAWASASTPGRTVVIVADGLGHGPDAAAAAREAVRVFRAHAAERPAALLERMHRSMRSTRGAAVAVAEVGTASGRVRFCGVGNISAAVLTPGRDQSMVSHNGIVGHEMRKVHEFEYAWSRASLLVMHSDGVGTRWDLGRYPGLQTRDPAVVAAVLYRDFTRGNDDATVAAAREPPA
- a CDS encoding inorganic phosphate transporter, coding for MAYVLVIILVAFAFDFVNGFHDSANSIATVVGTRVLSPFKAVLWAALFNFVAAFTTGTMVAKAVGSGFIDVKVLDPNVVFGALLGAIAWNLITWVYGIPSSSSHALIGGITGAGLAKAGTSAVTWGHKWTETLAAIVVSPMLGATMGFLLMVAVYWIFRRAAASRVDRFFRGAQLASSGFLSLAHGSNDAQKTMGIIMALLVATQDMFARETGILSHLYVRNFDHVPYWIELGAYTMISLGTLFGGWRIVHTMGSRITRLRPVGGFCAETGGALVIYMASHFGIPVSTTHTITGSIVGVGATNRLSAVRWGIAGRIVWAWVVTIPAAGGMAAISYLILRSIIKF
- a CDS encoding STAS domain-containing protein, with the translated sequence MPEVSAIQAVLAEDEARLLDDWMREQFAASNVRRDLMSDAELRQQSAEFLAVLRTAVQTGRLDSVAGPEWAPVRDVLSSISRSRALQGFSPSETARFVFSLKQPLFTRLREQVPPERLADEIWGASSILDALGLHTTEFYQKSREEVIARQQQELLELSTPVVKVWDGVVAVPLIGTLDSARTQVVMENLLGRIVENEASVAIIDITGVPTVDTLVAQHLIKTVAAARLMGAECIISGIRPQIAQTIVHLGVVLEDVTTKASLADAILLALRKTGFTVTRIQPRA